The DNA window CGCATTTCCAGCTGGGCGCCGATCTGGGCTACTCGCGCCTGGATTACCGCAGCGGTGGCGAAAACCGCTCCGAGCCGCTGATCCGCCTGGACGCCGAGTGGACGCCCACCACCCAGAGTTCGGTCAACGTCCTGATCGCGAGCCAGTTCTCCGACACCGCCACCGACGCCCTGCGCGATGTCAGCGGCGAGCGCCCGCCCAATACGGTGCCCGACAACATCCTCACCGGCGATGCGGTGGTCAATGCCTCGCCCTATGAAGTGCGCAGCCTGGATCTGGGCTACACCTTCACCGGCACGCGGCTGACGTTCTCCGCCACGCCCTACCTGCAGGATCGCAACTACGTCGACTCCGACGAATTCGATCAGGACAGCCAGGGCGCGCGCATGGATCTGCACTGGATCGTGCGCCAGTTCCTGACCGTGTCGGCCTATGGCACCTACGAAAAACTGGACTACACCTCGCTGGATCGGCAGGACACCACGACCCGCCTGGGCGCCACCCTGAGCTACCAGTGGGCGCCGCGCTGGAGCGCGCACCTGATGGCCGAACGCTATGAGCGCGACAGCACCGACCTGGGCCAGGATGTTTCGCAGACCCTGATCTACCTGAGCGTGTCCTACTCCAACCGCCCCTGACGCTGAGGGATCGGCCATGTCAAAGAGCTCTGAAAGCAAGCCCCGTCCCGGCAACCGCATGCGCACCCACGGCTGGCCCAGCCTGGGTCTGCTGGTGCTGGCCATGCTCGCCGCGGCGGTGGGCCAGTGCAGCGAAACGGGCGCAGGCCTGCCCGAGCAGACCGCTTCAAAACCGCCGCCGACCGAGCCAACGCAGGAAGCCGACGCCGCACCGGCTGCTCCGGCTTCCTCGCGCGTGGCGCAAACCGGCCCTGCCAAACTGGTGATCGACACCTCCTTCGTCGACAAGAAGTCGCAGGCGTTCTCGCGCTTCCGCGGCTACGTCGACAGCGCGGTTGGCGGCGGCCAGCCCTATGCCTTCGCCGCGGGCGACGCCGCGCTGATGTTCCTGCTCAGCGACGGCAAGAAGTACTGCGACCTGGCCGTGCGCATGGTCGAACAGCAGGTCAGTGAAGCGGAGTCGGCGATTTCCGGCGGTGGGCGTCCGGCGATTTCCGGCGACTCCTACCTGGAAGTGGGCCCGCACATCGCCGATCTGGCGATGACACTGCACAGCTGCCCGGGCGGCGTCAGCGAGGAACAACGCAAGCGCTGGTCGGCCTACGCCGAGCAGGCGGTGTGGAATGTCTGGCACCACGGTTCCGCGCAATGGGGGGGCCAGTCGCATCCGTGGACCGGCTGGTCGGTGGACAACCCCGGCAACAACTACTACTACAGCTTCCTGGAAGCGACGATGTTCTGGGCGCTGGTCAGCGGCAGTCCGGAGTGGATGGAAGACCTGCGCACGCGGCGGCTGCCGCCGCTGCAAGCCTATTACGCCAAATTGCCCGGCGGCGGCAGCCGCGAAGGCACCGGCTATGGCGCCGCGCAGATGCGCCTTTTCGGCCTGTACCGCCTGTGGCGTGACAGCACCGGCGAGGACCTGGCCAATGCCAGCCCGCATGCGCACGACACCATTGCCTACTGGGTGCATGCCACGGTGCCCACGCTGGATCGGTTCGCGCCGATAGGCGATCAATCACGCAACTCGGTGCCGGAGCTGTTCGACTACCACCGCCGCGTGGTGCTGGAAGCGCGGCAGTTGACGACCGACCCGGCCGCGCAGTCGATCGCGTCGTGGTGGCTCAACAACATCTCCGTGCGCAACATGAGCCAGGGCTTCATGAGCCGCTACGACCTGCTGCCTGCCGGTGACGGCGGCAAGCCGCCGGCGGAGCTGCACTATCTGGCCGAAGGCGCGGGCCATCTGTTCGCCCGCAGCGGCTGGGACAAGGACGCGATGTGGCTGTCGTTCGTGGCCGGCCCCTACAACGAAAGCCATGCCCACCAGGAGCAAGGCGGCTTCACCCTGTTTGCCGGCGACTGGCTGGCGGTGACCGAGAACATCTGGAGCCACAGCGGCATCCAGCAAGGCACCGAGACCAACAACGTGGTGCGCTTCGAGCGCAACAACACCGATGTGCGCCAGTGCGCGGCGCCGTTGGGTGACAAGGTGGTGCATCAGTGCGAAGTGTCGGATTCGCGGGCGACGCTGAAGGTCACGCCGAAACCCGATGGCGGCCTGATCGCCGATGCCGACATGACCGGCGTGTATCGCGACAATCCGGCCTTGGACAGCTGGCAACGGCAGATCGATTTCAGCCAGCGCAAGTTGCTGGTGAAGGATCGCTTCAAGCTGGGCGCGGGCACCAAGGCGATTTTCCAGGTCAACGTGCCGGAGAAACCGCGGGTGCAGGGCAACGAAGCCATCGCCGGCAACCTGCGCGTGCGGGTGCTGGAGCCGGCCACCGCGACCATCAGCTTGCATGAGTGGTCGAGCGTGGATGCGCAGGAGTTCCGGCGTGGCTGGCGGATTGATGTGGCCGGCGGGCAGGATGGCTACGTGGTGGAGTTGAGCGAGGCGCGCTGAGGTCGCTGTCACGCTCTCTTCACGCGATCCTGATCTGCCCGACTAAAAGCTGAACAAAGCGGGCTCGAGTAGTCCGACGGTTAGATGAATTAACGTTGCACAGCTATGATGCGACCGCCGTTGCGCGGGTCGTATGTGGCTAGGGGGAGCCGCAGCGGGCGACTGATGTTGTCGTATGTCGTTGTTTGCGCACGGTTTCCTGTCAGGAGATCCCCTTTGTCGCGCACGTCTTTCCTCGCTGCCCTGCGTTCGCCGCGGTCCAACCGCTGGCGTCGTCGTCTTATTGTTCTCACAGTCCTGCTGGGCGTCATCGCCGGCCTGGGCCTGGCCAGCGCCTCCGGCCTGGTCGGTTCGCGCGCCAAATTCCTCGTCGACCGCAGTTGGTCCGACCTGCGCGGCGCCGTCGGCGACTTCAACGGCTTCGCCCGCCAACGTTTCGCCAGCCTGAGTGGTCGCCAGCCGGCCCATGGCGGCAACCCGGCCGCAGTGCCCGCTACGCCTTCCAGCGGCGGCGCCGTTACCGGCGGCAATCAATCCACGGGCGGCGGCGCGACCGCGCAGAACTCATCCCTGCCCCGGCGCATGGGCATTCCTTCGGTCCTGCGCTACGCCAACAAGAGCAGCGCGGCCTATACGCGCTTCAAGTCGTGGGTGGATGCCGCCGTTGCCGGCAGCGTGGGCTACGGCTTTGAAGCCAGCGAAGCGGTCGAGATGTACCAGCTCTCGCCGGAAGCCAAGTATTGCGATCTCGCCATCCGCCTGGTCGAAGCGCAGGTGACGGCGGCCGAATCGGCCATCGCCGGCGCGCGTGCACCCGACGTGGCGGGCGACTCGTATCTGGAAGTTGGCACCATGATCAAGGATGTGGCCACCACCTTGAACACCTGTGGCAGCCGCATCACCGCCTCGCAGCGCACCCGCTGGTCGGCCTATGCCGAGCAGGCCGTGTGGAATGTCTGGAACTACCAGAACGCCACCTGGGGCGGGCGTTCGTTCCCGTGGACCGGCTGGTCGGTCAACAACCCGGGCAACAACTACTACTACAGCTTTGTCGAAGCCACGATGTACTGGGCGCTGGCCACCAACAACCAGACCTGGTTGAACTTCCTGCGCACCAACAAGCTGCCGGCGTTGCAGGCGTACTTCGCCAAGCTGCCGGGTGGCGGTAGCAGCGAGGGCACCGGTTACGGCACCGCGCACATGCGCCTGTTCTCGATCTACCGCACCTGGCGTGACGGCACCGGCGAGGATCTGGCCACGGCCAATCCGCATGCCGGCGACAGCATCTACTACTGGGTGCATGCCACCGTGCCGACGCTGGATCGGTTTGCACCGATTGGCGATCAGTCGCGCAATTCCATGCCGGAACTGTATGACTACCATCGCCGGCTGATGCTGGAAGCGCGTTCGCTCACCAGCGATCCCGCGCGACAGAATGCCGCCACGTGGTGGCTGCAGAACATTTCCGTGCCGCGCATGACCTCCGGCTTCAACTACCGCTACGACCTGCTGCCGGCCGGCACCACCGCCGCCACGCCCACCGCCCTGCTCTACCACGCCACCGGCCCGGGCCATCTGTTTGCCCGTACCGGCTGGGATCGCAATGCGATGTGGGTGGCAATCGTTGCCGGCAAGTACGACGAGAGCCACGCGCACCAGGACCAGGGTTCGTTCACCCTGTTCGCGGGTGACTGGCTGGCGGTCACCGCCAACGTGTGGAGCCACAGCGGCATCAACCAGGGCACGGATGTGCATAACCTGGTGCGTTTCGTCCGCAATGGCACCGTGGCCCGTCAGTGCGAATCCACCACGCGTCGCTCGACCATGACGGTGACGCCCGGTGCAGCCGGCGCCTTCGTGGCCAACGCCAACCTGACCCCGGCGTTCTGCGACAACAGCGCGGTGACCTCATGGACGCGCCAGTTCACCTTTGGCGCGCGCAAGCTGACGCTGCGCGATCAGTTCGCCATCACCAGCGGTACCACGGCCACCTTCCAGATCAACGTGCCCACGCAGCCGGCGTCGCCGACCACCGCCTGCAATGGCACCCGCGAAGTCGTGGCAGGACGCCTGCGGGTGCGCGTACTGGAACCGGCCGCGGCGCGAATCACCAGCTGCGGCGCCGGTCCGTACACCGAAGACGGCGGACGCTATCGCATCGATATCACCGGCGGTACGACCGGCTACACGGTGGAATTGACCGAGGCCTGATCCGCACACGCCAACCTGATGCAAAAAGTACAAAGCCGGGGCAAGCCCCGGCTTTTCTTTTGCGTGACGTTGCAGACCGACGTCCTAGCGACTGCCCGCCCGCAACCGCCGCCGCAGATCCAGCAGGCTTCGCGGCACCCACGTCGCCGACCACAGGCCCAGCCGGCGCAGCGAGAAGCGGCACAGCATCGCGTCCTGCAGCATGCGCCGCGCAATCACCGGTTGGCGCGCATGCAACAGGTGCTGGCCGAAGTCGGTGCGGATATGCCGGACCTTGCGCTTGACCTGATCCTGCGGCAATCCCAGCGACTGACCCAGCACGCGCGCGTTGTGCACCTCGGCATGCGCACAGCGCTCGATGCGGCTGGTAATGCTGCCTTCGGCCGGTGTGTAGTGACCAATCAGCTCCTGCACCGCCAGCACCCGCCAGCCGGCGTGGGCGATGCGCAGCCACAGGTGGTAATCCTCCGCGCCGACCAGCGCCGGCGAGGCATCGAAGCCACCGAGTTGTTCGAACGCACTGCGGCGCACCACCGTCATCGAGGTGCAGATGCGATTGCGCCGCCACAGCGTGGCGAAGTCCAGTTCCTTCGGCAGCCGCGGCAGGTTCGCGCGCGCGCAGCCATGCAGCAGGCCGGCGCGCGAATCGCGCACGGCCATCGCCAGCTGGCGCTGCATCTTGTCCGGCAGCCAATGATCGTCCGCGTCCAGGAACGCCACCCATTGGGTCGTGCAGGCACGCACGCCGGTGTTGCGCGCCGCCGCCGGGCCGGCATTGGCCTGGCGCAGCAGGATGACGCGATCGCCATAGTCGGCCAGCGCAACACGCAGCGCCTCGCCATCGGGCGATCCGTCATCCACCACCACCACCTGCGCAGGCGCACGGGTCTGCGCGAACACGCTGTCCAGTGCGGTGCGGATATGGCCGGCGGCGTTCCAAGCGGGAATCACGACCGCGTAATCCATCGCGGTCGACGGTCGTTCTGCCGTCATCCCACCACCGGTTTGCGTTTCACCAGCGCATGGCGCACGTACTGCAGCATGTACCAGCAGGCGCGCGACAGGCCCAGGCCTTCGTTCTGCCGGTAGATGCGCCATTGCCAGCCGGCGGCGCGCAACTTGTTGGCCGACACCGAGCCGCCACGCACCAGGTACCAGGCCAGCGGTTCGTCGCCGGGTACGCGCACGGCGGCGCCGGCGCGGCGCACGCGATCCAGCCAGAACACATAATCTTCGTGACCCACGCGCTGGAACTCGATGTCGCCGAGGCGGCGGTCGTACAGGCCGGTGAGGTTGCCGATATGGTTGCTGCCCAGCATGTCGCGGTATTCCACCCGCAACGGCGGCAACACGCGCGAGAGCGGGCGACCGTCTTCGGACACGCGCTGGTAGGCGGTGTAGCAGACCAGTGCATCGCTGGCGCGCATCTGCTCCAGCTGCAATTCCAGCTTGTGCGGCGCCCACCAATCATCGCTGTCGCAGAACGCCACGTGCGTGCCGGTAGCGGCGCGCAGGCCGGCGTTGCGTGCGGCGGCGACGCCGCCATTGGCCTGGTGGATCGCGGTGACGCGCGCATCGCGCGCAGCGTACTCGCCGATGATCGCGGCCGAGCCATCGCGCGATCCGTCGTCCACCAGCAGCAGTTGCAGGTCGGCGTGGGTCTGCCCCAGCACCGACTCGATCGAACGGCGCATGGTCGCTTCGGCGTTGTACACCGGCATGATCACGCTGACCTGCGTGCGCCCGTCGATGCCGGCCGAGCCGTCCATCAGGCGGCGTCCCGATCCGCCACCGTCCCACCCTGGCGACCGGATCCGGCCCAGGACGAACGCGGCGCCGGCAGCACGTAGTCGCGATAGTCATGCGGGTTGCCTTCCAGGCCAGCCTCGGCGGCCTTGGCGATGTTGTAGGCCTCGCGTGCGCTGACGTAATGCAACACGTGGCGCTTGCCGTCGTTGTAGGCCTTTTCCAGATAGCTGTGCATGGCGTCGGTGGGTGCGCCCAGCAAGGTGTCCATGTCGGCTTCCTGGGTGCCGTGGGTGTGGATCTTCACGAACACCCACTCCGGCCGGCCTTCCACATGCACGCCGGTACGCACCCAGTCATCCACGCGACCGGGCGACGGCGGTTGGCCGCCACGCACGTCGGCGTTCTCGATGCTGGGGATGACGCCAAACTTGCGCTTGCGCCAGTTCAGGCCCAGCGGACCCTGGATCAACATCAGATCGCCGCTGGCATGGCCACCCACGCGCACCGGCGTGCCGTCATCGTGCGACTTGGGCGCACGCGGATCGTCGCTGGCGTAGTAGATCGAATTGATGGTCTTGGTCTGGGTATCGCTGGGCGCCGAGGGCATGGTGAAGTCGGCGTAGCAGCCCAGCTCGCGCAGCAGGATCAACTCGTTGTTGATGCCGCACCAGCGACCGTCCGGGCGCGAGTTGTCCAGGCACCAGTTGCCGTGGATGAAACCGAAGCGCAGTTCGCCGCTGACCGGGTCGCGCGGAATCGCGCCATGGCGTTCGTGCAGGATGCGGCAGAAACGGGTGATGCTCTCGCGGAAATTCTCTTCGGTGTCGTTGTCGTGGTGCAGGTGCACCTCGATCTCGCCGTAGCCGTCGGCGCAGAGCTCGGCCAGCTTGTCCAGGTATTCGGGGGCGTACTCTTCTTCCGGGTAGAAGAAGCTGTGCTGCGGCGGGCGACCGTCGGCATCGCGATGCTTGCCGGCCAGTTCGCGATATTCCTTGCACCAGCGGTCCACGCGCGCACGCTGGGTGTCCACGTCGGCGCCGTGCCACATCGGTTCGAAGTGGTCGACGAAGCAGAACATCACATGCACCGGCCGATCGGTGACCAGCGGCGGCGTGCGGCGCAGGTAGCTGCCGATCCACAGTTCCATGTTGCGCGAACGCAACAGGCGCCACACGACAAAGCTGCCGACAGCGGCAAGGGCGAGTACCACGGCCAATGCAATCAAAGCGTTCAAGTCGTCCCCCTGGAGACAGTTACCCGCGGAGTTCGCCGGCACCTGATCCAACGTGATGAGGGGGGCAATCCGGCCAGAGCGGCCGGACTATTACAGCGCCTTCAACGCAAACCCTTCGGCCTTCCACTGGGGAATCAGATGGGCCAGCAGCTTCAGCGAGTGATCGCTGTCGTCATGCATCAGGATGATCTCACCTGCTCTCACCGGGCTGCCTTCAATCGCCTCGAGCAGTTCCGCCACGGGGCGGCGGCTGTAGTCCAGGCTGTCGTAGGACCAATACAGGATCTTGCGGCCCTGGCGGATGCAGCGCGCCAGCATCGGCACGGTCAGCACGCCGCGCGGCGGACGGAAGCCGTGCCGCGCCTGCCCGTCGATGCTGGCCAACAGGGCATCGGTGCGATCGATCTCGGCAAACTGCTCGTCCAGCGAGAGGGTTTCAAAGCGCGGGTGCGAGTACGAGTGGTTGCCCAGGGTGTGGCCTTCCTCGGCAATGCGCCGGGCCAGCTCGGGATGACGCTCGATCTGCTGGCCAATCAGGAAGAAGCTGGCCTTGGCATTGTGTTCGGCCAACAGGTCCAGCAACGGACCGGTGTGCTCCGGATGCGGACCATCATCGAAGGTCAGGTACAAGGCGCGATCCACGGTCGGGCCGACCGTGGTCAACCAGCCATTGGGTATCCAGCGCAGCACTTTCAAACGTCGCGGACGGGGACTCATGCGGGGGGAAGCATCACTTTCATCATGGGGGAAGGCGTCGGGCAGCACGGTTTCCGGCGCGCTCGCCGGCGTGGTTTCAAGCTCGACGGTGCGGGTGGAGCGGCTCATACAGCCTCCACCATACCCGCAACGGCGCGCTCTGGCAGCGGCTTGCCTGCATACAAGGCGTCATAACGCTGCGCCATCTGCAGGAATGAGCCTTCGCGCAACACCCAATCGCGGCCGGCCTGGCCCTGTTGCCGCGCGAGTTCGGGATCGCTCACCAGGCGCTGCAATGCCTGTGCCAGCGCTTGCTTGTCACCGGCGCCAATCAACGCGCCATTGATTCCCTCACGGACGATCTCGCGATTGCCGCCGACCTCCGTGGCCACGATCGGCAAGCCGGCCGCGCAGGCTTCCAGCAGGGCGATCGAATAGCCTTCGCTGCGCGAGGGCAAGGCGAAGATCTGCATGCCGGCCAGCCAGCGCGGCACGTCGTCGCGATCGCCCACCAGCCGCGCCACGTCCTGCAGTCCGGCGATGTCGATGCGCGCCTGCAGGTCGGCGCGCAGCGCGCCGTCACCCACGATCACCAGCCGCGCCTGCGGCTGCGTGGCATGCACGCGATGGAAGGCACTGATCAACGCGGCCTGATCCTTGACCGGATTGAGCCGGCCCACCGTGCCGATGAGGATGCTGTCATCCGGCCAGCCCAGCTCGCGCGCCAGCGCCACGCGGTCACTGGCCTGGGCGGGCGCGAAGCGATCCAGGCGAATGCCG is part of the Pseudoxanthomonas indica genome and encodes:
- a CDS encoding polysaccharide deacetylase family protein; the protein is MSRSTRTVELETTPASAPETVLPDAFPHDESDASPRMSPRPRRLKVLRWIPNGWLTTVGPTVDRALYLTFDDGPHPEHTGPLLDLLAEHNAKASFFLIGQQIERHPELARRIAEEGHTLGNHSYSHPRFETLSLDEQFAEIDRTDALLASIDGQARHGFRPPRGVLTVPMLARCIRQGRKILYWSYDSLDYSRRPVAELLEAIEGSPVRAGEIILMHDDSDHSLKLLAHLIPQWKAEGFALKAL
- a CDS encoding glycosyltransferase, yielding MNGRDILHVVENLARGGLERTVIDLIAAQRAAGHRCRVICVFEPGQLADELLAQGVRVDACHKRGGLDLRALRRLRGWLRETPGAVLHTHNATAHYYALLAAAGLPLARTVNTRHGMGAAEPHSRKEALYRLSARFTDYVVGVCDAARDRFAQQRVRPRAGLLAIPNGIRLDRFAPAQASDRVALARELGWPDDSILIGTVGRLNPVKDQAALISAFHRVHATQPQARLVIVGDGALRADLQARIDIAGLQDVARLVGDRDDVPRWLAGMQIFALPSRSEGYSIALLEACAAGLPIVATEVGGNREIVREGINGALIGAGDKQALAQALQRLVSDPELARQQGQAGRDWVLREGSFLQMAQRYDALYAGKPLPERAVAGMVEAV
- a CDS encoding glycosyltransferase family 2 protein, encoding MDGSAGIDGRTQVSVIMPVYNAEATMRRSIESVLGQTHADLQLLLVDDGSRDGSAAIIGEYAARDARVTAIHQANGGVAAARNAGLRAATGTHVAFCDSDDWWAPHKLELQLEQMRASDALVCYTAYQRVSEDGRPLSRVLPPLRVEYRDMLGSNHIGNLTGLYDRRLGDIEFQRVGHEDYVFWLDRVRRAGAAVRVPGDEPLAWYLVRGGSVSANKLRAAGWQWRIYRQNEGLGLSRACWYMLQYVRHALVKRKPVVG
- a CDS encoding glycosyltransferase family 2 protein; the protein is MTAERPSTAMDYAVVIPAWNAAGHIRTALDSVFAQTRAPAQVVVVDDGSPDGEALRVALADYGDRVILLRQANAGPAAARNTGVRACTTQWVAFLDADDHWLPDKMQRQLAMAVRDSRAGLLHGCARANLPRLPKELDFATLWRRNRICTSMTVVRRSAFEQLGGFDASPALVGAEDYHLWLRIAHAGWRVLAVQELIGHYTPAEGSITSRIERCAHAEVHNARVLGQSLGLPQDQVKRKVRHIRTDFGQHLLHARQPVIARRMLQDAMLCRFSLRRLGLWSATWVPRSLLDLRRRLRAGSR